A segment of the Fibrobacter sp. genome:
TGTTTTCAATTATCAATCATAAATAAAAACATTGCCATGGGTACCCTTTTATTCTAAATTTGGCGTCACTATGACAAAGGCTAAATTCATCAAATTCGTTATCGCATCGATTCTCGCAATCGTTGCTCTCTACTTGCCGTACGAATCCCTCGGTTTCGACGCTGCAAGTCCCATGGGCGTTCTGAATCCGCTGGAAATCCGCGTCATTGGCGTGTTCGTCATGGCTGCTCTCTTCTGGATTCTCCAACCGTTCCCGATTTGGTCCACCTCCATGTTGGTGATCGTTCTCATGATCATCACCATGTCTGACTCCGCCCTCTCTCCGTTCCGCGTTGACGGTGTTACCATGATTAGCCACAAGTCTGTGATGGCTACTTTTGCTAACCCGATCATCATGCTGTTCCTGGGTGGCTTCTTCCTGGCTGCTGCAGCAACCAAGTACAAGCTGGACTTGAACTTGGCTCGCGTGCTCCTGAAGCCCTTCGGCAAGAACCCGAAGTTCGTGCTTCTCGGCCTCATGCTCATCACCGCAGTGTTCTCCATGTTCATGAGCAACACCGCTACCGCTGCTATGATGCTCGCTATCTTGGCTCCGGTGCTCAAGCTCTTCGACGAAGACGACCGCGGTAAAGCTGCATTCGCTCTCGCTATTCCTCTTGGTGCAAACATCGGTGGTATGGGTACCCCGATCGGCACTCCTCCTAACGCTATCGCTCTTGGTGCTTTGAACGACGCTATCGCTCGTGGCGACCTGGCTGCAAATCCGGTTTCCTTCGGTCAGTGGATGGCTTTCGGTGTTCCGTACGTTATCATCCTTATGGTGATCGCATGGGTTCTCCTCATGAAGATTTACCCCATCAAGATGAAGCAGATGGTTCTGAACATTGAAGGTGCTGGCAAGTTCGATACCAGCCCCAAGGCAATCATCGTTTACATCACTTTCGTTCTCTGCGTTCTCCTGTGGGTCACCGGTAAGGGTGTTCACGGTATCAACGATAACGCTATTGCTATGATTCCTATGGCTGTGTTCGCCCTGACTGGTGTTATCACCAAGAAGGACTTGAACGAAATGAGCTGGGACGTTCTGTGGCTCGTTGCTGGTGGCTTTGCTCTCGGTGTTGGCCTCAACGCTACCGGTCTTGCCGCTCACTTGATCAAGACCATCCCGTTTGCAAGCTGGTCTCCGGTTGCTCTCATGGTCGGTTGCGGTATCATCTGCTTGTTCATGGCAAACTTCATGAGCCATACCTCTACTGCAACTCTTCTCGTTCCGATTCTTTGCGCAGTTGGCATTGCTTGCCAGGACAACCTCGTTGGCCTCGGTGGCGTTACCGCTCTCCTGGTTTCTGTCGCCTTCGCTTCTTCTCTCGGTATGTCCATGCCAATCTCCACTCCGCCTAACGCTCTCGCCCACGCTACCGGTTACACCGATACCAAGGGTATGGCAATCACTGGCGTTGTGATGGGTCTCGTCGGCCTCGTGCTCTCCTGGGGCATGATGATCCTCTTGGCAAACATCCACTTCTTTGGCACTCCGGCTCCGAAGGCTGAAGAAGCTGTTGCTGCACCTGCTGCTGTTGAAGCACCGGCTCCTGCTGCCGCTGCTGAAGCTCCGGCTGCTGTTGTTGATAGCACCGTCGCCCTCTCTGCAGACTCCGCTGCAAACGTTGTCGTTGACTCCGTTCCCGCAGTTCCGGCTGTAGAACAGGTTGCTCCGGTTGAAGCTGCCCCGGCTGCTGAAGCTAAGTAATTT
Coding sequences within it:
- a CDS encoding SLC13 family permease, which translates into the protein MTKAKFIKFVIASILAIVALYLPYESLGFDAASPMGVLNPLEIRVIGVFVMAALFWILQPFPIWSTSMLVIVLMIITMSDSALSPFRVDGVTMISHKSVMATFANPIIMLFLGGFFLAAAATKYKLDLNLARVLLKPFGKNPKFVLLGLMLITAVFSMFMSNTATAAMMLAILAPVLKLFDEDDRGKAAFALAIPLGANIGGMGTPIGTPPNAIALGALNDAIARGDLAANPVSFGQWMAFGVPYVIILMVIAWVLLMKIYPIKMKQMVLNIEGAGKFDTSPKAIIVYITFVLCVLLWVTGKGVHGINDNAIAMIPMAVFALTGVITKKDLNEMSWDVLWLVAGGFALGVGLNATGLAAHLIKTIPFASWSPVALMVGCGIICLFMANFMSHTSTATLLVPILCAVGIACQDNLVGLGGVTALLVSVAFASSLGMSMPISTPPNALAHATGYTDTKGMAITGVVMGLVGLVLSWGMMILLANIHFFGTPAPKAEEAVAAPAAVEAPAPAAAAEAPAAVVDSTVALSADSAANVVVDSVPAVPAVEQVAPVEAAPAAEAK